The segment TGTTCGCGCCGTTCGTGCCGCTGCTGCTGACGGCGCTGGGCGGTATCGCGCTGCTGCGTCCGGGTGAGACACAGCCGATCAGGCCGCTGACGCATCGGGCGGGCTGGCTCGTCGTCGGGTGGGCGGCGGCGCTGCTGATCGCCGCGCTCGGCAGCTTACGCGCCTACATCCACTACTACTATCCACTGCTGCCGTTCCTGGCGCTGCTGGCCGCGCCGTGCATCCTTCGGCTGTGGGCAGATCATCGCGGCACCACGCCGATCCAGCGCGGCGCGGCCTATCTTGCGGCGGCGCTGCTCGGCGCGCTGCTGCTAGCTCCGCTCGCGCGGCAAAACCTGCAACTGCTGGGCACCACCGCCGAGCAGCAGGCCGAGCGACTCTACGGCGAGGTCGGCAAGCACTACTTTGCGCAGGCTCCGCTCGTCGCCGACTATATCCGCGAGCGAACGCAGCCCGATGACTACGTCTACATCTTCGCCGCCGAGCCGGAGGTCTATCTCCTGTCGGAGCGCCGCGCATCCAGCCGCTACATCTACGACTATCCGCTGCGCCTGGTGCCGGGAGCCTCCGCCGAGCTGCTGCGCGATCTAGCCGCCAGGCCGCCCAGGCTGGTCATCACCTACTATGGCGTGCGGCCCGACGGCTTCTACCAGACGGTCCAAGAGCAGCAGTTTGTCAAGCTGGCTGAGATCGGCGGCTACGAGATCTTCGGCGTGGAGTAGCTTCGATCGCCGCCATGTGCGCAACGTCGGCTACTCAATCCCTGTGCTTCCCTCACTATCCATATGATCGAGGATGAAATCGAGCGTGCGGCGAAGGATCGTGCGCGAGCGCTGGCTGTCGTCCAGAATATCGAAGGCGTGCGGGCCTTCGGGATGGCTCATCAGATCGACCGGCAGATTACGCGCGAGCGCCTGCTGCACGAAGCGGTCGATGGTCTGGTTTAGCCACGGCTGATCCTGGCCCGCGCGCACGACCAGCAGCGGCGGTATCGTTACCGCCTGCTCGATCTGCGCCAGCGGCGAGCACGACCGCAGCATGTCTTGCGTTACCTGCGGCGGAATATGACCGTACAGCGGCTGTAGATCCAGCGGCCCGTAGTAGGCGACGATGCAGCGGATCGCTTCGGGGTGTTGCAGAGCGACGTAGACGCCATAGGGCACGCCCGCCGAAAACGACCACGCGCACAGCCGATTGGGATCGATACCCAGCTCCGGGCCGTGGCCGCGTACAAACTGCAGCAGATCGTCGATGTCGGCGATGACCGCATCCATCTTCGTGAATTGCTCGGTGGAGCGATGATCGAACGTGACCGCAACCACGCCGGACGCCGCGATCAACTGCGCCAGCGAGACAAACGGGCCGCCGTCTTTGGTTCCCAGGATCGCCTCCGGCGGCAGGTCGCCATGCACCAGCAGCACCGCTGGCCGGGACGCTTCGTGCGAGCCGCCCGGCGGCGCGTACACATCCAGCCGCAGCTCCAGCCCGTCCACACGCTTATACACGACGTTCTTCCGCGCCGCGTCCTGCTCCATACCTGCGATCTGATACACCACGCGCTTCTGCTGTATTTCGTTCAGATCCATCGACTTGCGCGCCCCTTTTCGAGTTTCGAGTTCCAGGTTCCAGGTTTCGAGTTTCAACTCCCCAGTTCTTCGTTCTTGGTTCTTCTCTTCCTCACCACTTGAACTTCTGCGGATCAATCCCGATGTACGTATGCAGAAATTCGACCTGATCGCGGAACGCCTGGCTATTCAGGCCGTGACCAGTGTTGTACCATTTGATCTCCTTCGGCTCGCTGCCCGCCTCGTGGTAGCGCCGCGCAGCCTCCTGCGATACCATCCCGTCGCTGCGCGCGTTCTGGTAGAGCAGCGCCGAGGGAGCGGCATGGGCCACGAAGCGGATCGGCTCGATCGGTCGCATGGCTGTTTTCCAGCGCTCAAACTTAGCCTCAGACACTTCGCCTGAAATATCGTTCCCGGCAGTCGGAATCTCATAATGCTCGACTAATCCGCCGTCGCCAGCCATCAGCACATACGCCTTAATCCGCTTCTCGATGCCCGCCAGCAGGCCGCCCATCGCCGCGCCGTAGCTATAGCCGATATATCCGATCCGGTTGGGATCGACATCATCGCGTGACGAGAGCACATCGACGCCGCGCCGCAGATCGATCATGTACTGGATCTGCTCATCGCGATCCTGCTCCGTAAAGGTGATAAAGCCGCGCGCGGGCTGTCCATTCTGACGGCGAGCAAAGGGCGCGTCGATCAGCAGCGCCACCGCGCCGCTCTTGGCGATCTCCTCGGCATAGCTCCGCATCGAGTCGCGGCTGCCGGGCAGCCCATGCTGCATGATCACACCGGCAAACGGCCCCGAACCCGGCGGCACGAGCAGGTAGCCTGTCACCCGACCGCCCTTAGGACTGGCGTAGGAAATATCGTGGACCATCACGCCCGCCGATTCTTTGCTGCTCTTCTCCTGAAGATCAAGCGGCGCTTGCTGATCGTAGTCGAACAGCCGCAGCATCTCTTCGTAGTTCCAGTTATCGGGCGTGGGCGTGACGATGATTGGGGCTGCGGTATCATTCACAGCGCTCTGCGTTGCGGCCTCGGACGTTGGGGCGGTCGACGCCGATGAGCTTGCCAGGGCCACGGGCCGCTCCGACGATGTGGGAGCCTCCGCGCGCGGGACGGAGGAAGTACAACCAACCAGAATCAGCGTGAGGATCACAAGAGCGACGATGACCAGCGGAGCGGGTGAGTTGTGGTCGAGCAATTCAGCCTCCTTATACGAGGATACACGAGGTTGGGCCTGCTTCAGGCGGATCTGATCGAGCGCCGGAGTGAGCAGCGCTCTTTCAATCATACCATACCATTTTTTACAACCGAAGCGCCTCGGCGCTCAGAGCCGGATCGCGCGTTGCTTGGTTTGGCAGCTTATGGTACAATATCGAAGCATTCGCGCGGGCGTAAGTCCGGCGACGTAGCCAAGTGGTAAGGCAGAGGTCTGCAAAACCTCCATCACGGGTTCGAATCCCGTCGTCGCCTCCAATGAATATGCGAAACGGCTGTGGTGCGCAAACCACAGCCGTTTCTATGTGTTTTGATGTGACTACGCGAAAAGCGAATGTGTCGGGATGCGATCGATGCTCGCGCCGCGTGCCGGGCCGACTGAGATCAGCGCGATCGTTGCGCCGGTCAGCTCTTCCAGCCGCGCCAGATAGCGCTGCGCGCTGGGCGGCAGATCGTCGAAGGAGCGCGCGTCCTCGGTGCTGGCCTGCCAGCCCGGCAGATCCTCGTAGATCGGCTCGACCTGGCTCAGCTCTGCGGCGCTGCTCGGCATATAGTCGATCGTCGTGCCGTTCAGCCGGTAGCCGGTGCAGATGCGCAGGCTTGGAAGCTCATCCAGCACGTCGAGCTTGGTAATCGTCAGGTAGTCGATGCCGTTCAGCTCGACGACATAGCGCGCCGCGACGGCGTCGAACCAGCCGCAGCGCCGAGGACGGCCTGTGGTGGTGCCGTACTCGTGGCCGCGCTCGCGCAAAAGCTGCCCAGTCTCGTCGTGCAGCTCGGTGGGAAACGGCCCGCCGCCGACGCGGGTGGCGTAGGCTTTGAACACGCCGAGAATTGCGCTCACCTGGCGCGGCCCGATCCCGGCGCCCTGGCACGCGCCTGCGGCACCCGGCGCGGACGACGTGACGTAGGGATA is part of the Herpetosiphonaceae bacterium genome and harbors:
- a CDS encoding prolyl oligopeptidase family serine peptidase, which produces MKLETWNLELETRKGARKSMDLNEIQQKRVVYQIAGMEQDAARKNVVYKRVDGLELRLDVYAPPGGSHEASRPAVLLVHGDLPPEAILGTKDGGPFVSLAQLIAASGVVAVTFDHRSTEQFTKMDAVIADIDDLLQFVRGHGPELGIDPNRLCAWSFSAGVPYGVYVALQHPEAIRCIVAYYGPLDLQPLYGHIPPQVTQDMLRSCSPLAQIEQAVTIPPLLVVRAGQDQPWLNQTIDRFVQQALARNLPVDLMSHPEGPHAFDILDDSQRSRTILRRTLDFILDHMDSEGSTGIE
- a CDS encoding alpha/beta fold hydrolase, with amino-acid sequence MIERALLTPALDQIRLKQAQPRVSSYKEAELLDHNSPAPLVIVALVILTLILVGCTSSVPRAEAPTSSERPVALASSSASTAPTSEAATQSAVNDTAAPIIVTPTPDNWNYEEMLRLFDYDQQAPLDLQEKSSKESAGVMVHDISYASPKGGRVTGYLLVPPGSGPFAGVIMQHGLPGSRDSMRSYAEEIAKSGAVALLIDAPFARRQNGQPARGFITFTEQDRDEQIQYMIDLRRGVDVLSSRDDVDPNRIGYIGYSYGAAMGGLLAGIEKRIKAYVLMAGDGGLVEHYEIPTAGNDISGEVSEAKFERWKTAMRPIEPIRFVAHAAPSALLYQNARSDGMVSQEAARRYHEAGSEPKEIKWYNTGHGLNSQAFRDQVEFLHTYIGIDPQKFKW